A genomic region of Xiphophorus couchianus chromosome 18, X_couchianus-1.0, whole genome shotgun sequence contains the following coding sequences:
- the LOC114133242 gene encoding uncharacterized protein LOC114133242 → MAQSSNRCYCSVPCCSNNKQKQPYLSFHDFPVDVEKRARWVRAIRRDEGKMFQILRGSTFVCSQHFTPEDISTTASGRKRISQGAVPSRFHWNDWGRSSQAHESVYRRTKKSLSAAVQDDSHKIADPEDSSKEKLPAGPMAKDHDYACHSFPGELHGAIQRIKELEFQVLSLEMEILELTLQKKQPVIFRFCLTDEDFRYYTKFTSKEVFNVFWESVYPSASRLVYWSKAQRTAEEIPSPQRKLPLIDELFMFLCRVAAGLQEKTLSTIFEVSLSTVSRTILTWTSYLYLVLGSLSLWMTREQVQRTMPDKFKQYCPHVRAIIDCTEIRCETASSLTLQSETFSNYKNHTTFKGLIGIAPCGIITFVSRLYTGSISDIEITRKSQILTLLQPGDGVMADKGFQIEKILSEVGATLIIPPLKKSTQLSMEDTQKTQAIARLRILVERAIRRVKEYHIWDGLVPLSMVGSVNQLWAICCLLSNYQGPLDLKGDKPV, encoded by the exons ATGGCACAATCATCAAACCGTTGCTATTGTAGTGTGCCATGCTGttcaaataacaaacaaaaacaaccctaTTTGAGCTTCCATGACTTTCCTGTGGATGTGGAAAAACGTGCCCGCTGGGTAAGAGCAATCAGGAGagatgaaggaaaaatgtttcaaatcctCAGAGGGAGCACCTTTGTCTGCAGCCAGCACTTTACCCCAGAGGATATAAGTACAACAGCCAGTGGAAGAAAACGGATTAGTCAAGGAGCTGTGCCTTCTAGATTTCACTGGAATGATTGGG GGAGAAGTTCACAAGCTCATGAGTCTGTTTACAGGCGAACCAAAAAGTCTCTCAGTGCTGCTGTTCAGGATGACTCACATAAGATTGCTGACCCTGAGGACTCCTCAAAGGAAAAATTGCCTGCAGGTCCAATGGCAAAAGACCATGACTATGCCTGTCATTCTTTTCCGG GTGAACTACACGGTGCCATACAGAGAATTAAAGAGTTGGAGTTCCAAGTGTTATCACTTGAAATGGAAATCCTAGAGCTAACTCTTCAAAAGAAGCAGCCAGtgattttcaggttttgtttgacAGATGAAGATTTCCGTTATTACACCAAATTCACCTCAAAAGAGGTCTTCAATGTGTTTTGGGAGTCAGTTTACCCTTCTGCTTCAAGGCTAGTGTATTGGTCCAAGGCACAGCGGACTGCAGAAGAAATACCTAGTCCACAGCGAAAACTTCCACTCATTGATGAActgtttatgtttctttgcCGTGTTGCAGCTGGACTTCAGGAGAAGACTTTGTCGACCATCTTTGAGGTCAGTTTGTCTACAGTTAGCCGCACCATTTTAACATGGACTAGTTACCTTTACCTGGTTCTTGGTTCGCTGTCATTGTGGATGACAAGAGAGCAAGTTCAGCGCACCATGCCTGACAAATTTAAACAGTACTGCCCTCACGTGCGTGCGATTATAGACTGCACTGAGATCCGTTGTGAAACTGCATCCTCACTCACACTACAGTCAGAAACCTTTTCAAACTACAAAAACCACACCACCTTTAAAGGTCTGATTGGCATTGCTCCTTGTGGGATTATAACATTTGTATCCAGACTGTACACAGGCTCCATCTCCGACATAGAAATAACTCGAAAATCACAGATATTAACGTTACTTCAGCCTGGAGATGGGGTTATGGCCGACAAGGGTTTCCAGATAGAGAAGATTCTGTCAGAGGTGGGAGCAACGCTTATCATTCCTCCACTTAAAAAATCCACCCAACTCAGCATGGAGGACACCCAGAAGACCCAGGCTATTGCTCGGCTGAGGATTTTAGTTGAAAGAGCCATACGAAGGGTGAAAGAGTACCATATCTGGGATGGTCTTGTTCCTCTTTCTATGGTAGGCTCAGTCAATCAGCTGTGGGCCATCTGCTGTCTACTTTCAAACTATCAGGGACCTCTGGATCTAAAAGGCGACAAACCTGTGTAG